A stretch of Synergistales bacterium DNA encodes these proteins:
- a CDS encoding glycyl-radical enzyme activating protein produces MTEGRIFDIKKYSIHDGPGIRTTVFFKGCPLACWWCHNPESQSFSPQLVYRPERCIGCGECIAVCPNDAITYSAKGVYTFPERCGLCGLCADQCPTEARELLGRQVSAGEIMKEIQKDTLFYDESGGGATFSGGEPLSQPQFLLELLEECGRVGIHRAVDTTGYAATELVLEVAEKTELFLYDLKHMDSDEHTSMTGVSNELILDNLRILSQKGHGVNIRYPLIPGCNDSAEQLQQLSDFVKSLPCRHPISILPYHRAARDKYERLDMRYPMEDTPEPREHEVREAARRLSEQGLYVTIGG; encoded by the coding sequence ATGACCGAGGGTAGGATATTCGACATTAAAAAATACTCCATCCACGACGGTCCCGGGATCCGTACCACCGTTTTCTTCAAAGGATGCCCTCTTGCCTGCTGGTGGTGTCATAACCCAGAGAGCCAGTCCTTTTCGCCTCAGCTGGTCTACCGTCCCGAACGCTGTATCGGTTGCGGCGAGTGTATCGCCGTCTGTCCCAACGACGCCATCACCTATTCGGCCAAAGGGGTCTACACCTTCCCCGAACGGTGCGGTCTCTGCGGCCTCTGTGCAGACCAGTGCCCAACCGAAGCCAGGGAGCTCCTGGGGAGGCAGGTCTCGGCAGGGGAAATCATGAAAGAGATCCAGAAGGACACGCTGTTCTATGACGAATCAGGCGGCGGTGCCACCTTCTCCGGCGGAGAGCCCCTGTCGCAGCCCCAGTTTCTGCTGGAACTCCTGGAGGAATGCGGCAGAGTCGGTATCCACCGTGCCGTGGATACCACCGGCTACGCCGCAACGGAGCTTGTGCTTGAGGTGGCCGAAAAGACTGAGCTCTTTCTCTACGACCTCAAACACATGGATTCAGACGAACACACCAGTATGACCGGGGTGTCCAACGAGCTGATACTGGACAATCTACGGATCCTGTCTCAGAAGGGGCATGGGGTCAACATCCGGTATCCTCTCATCCCCGGCTGCAACGATTCCGCGGAGCAGCTCCAGCAGCTCAGTGATTTCGTCAAATCCTTGCCCTGCAGGCATCCGATCAGCATTCTCCCCTATCATCGGGCTGCCAGGGACAAGTACGAACGGCTCGATATGCGGTATCCGATGGAAGACACGCCGGAACCGAGGGAACACGAGGTCCGGGAGGCGGCTCGCCGCCTCTCCGAACAGGGATTGTATGTAACGATTGGAGGGTAA
- a CDS encoding GntR family transcriptional regulator encodes MPVRATTYKSVHSLRQQVYDYLRQEMNRGHLYPGIFLDLNAISAELGISRTPLREALLQLETEGFVITYPRKGVMVAPLTLDKIRNIYQILGALEAAAIAEVIHEIPVASLHKMANHNERMRTALADNDFDLFHEHNIAFHDTYLSLSSNTDMYQSVNLLKQRLYDFPRKKGFVKEWEIASTGEHATLLHFLEQRDLQGATRQIRDIHWSFQVQEQYIQKYYFASLEELDKKKQEAIYDRG; translated from the coding sequence ATGCCGGTTCGTGCAACGACCTATAAATCGGTGCATTCATTGCGGCAGCAGGTGTACGACTATCTTCGGCAAGAGATGAACCGAGGGCATCTCTACCCCGGCATCTTCCTCGATCTCAACGCAATCAGCGCCGAGCTCGGCATCAGTCGGACACCGCTCCGCGAGGCGTTGCTCCAGCTGGAAACAGAGGGTTTCGTCATCACCTATCCACGGAAGGGCGTTATGGTGGCCCCGTTGACCCTGGACAAGATACGCAATATCTACCAGATCCTCGGAGCCCTTGAGGCAGCCGCCATCGCGGAGGTGATCCATGAGATCCCCGTGGCGTCGCTCCACAAGATGGCGAACCACAATGAACGGATGCGGACGGCTCTGGCCGACAACGATTTCGATCTCTTTCACGAACACAATATCGCCTTCCACGACACCTATCTCTCACTGAGCAGCAATACGGATATGTATCAGAGTGTCAATCTGCTGAAACAACGGCTTTACGACTTCCCGAGAAAAAAGGGATTCGTGAAGGAATGGGAGATCGCGTCGACGGGGGAACACGCCACACTGCTTCACTTTCTGGAACAACGAGACCTGCAGGGCGCCACCAGGCAGATCCGGGATATCCACTGGTCCTTTCAGGTACAGGAACAGTATATTCAAAAATATTACTTTGCAAGTCTTGAAGAGCTTGACAAAAAGAAACAGGAGGCCATCTATGACCGAGGGTAG
- a CDS encoding IclR family transcriptional regulator, with translation MSSVEKTCLLLRYLGEPPFEFSLTELAEQIGTGKSGTHKILQAMKANNIVIQDPSTKKYHLAPIVLRLGNVYSQYKGIREIAEPILEHIKNATEKSTYLTIWEGDRAFPAYKKCPPGGIYDYQDFIGKNIPFNAGASALVIFSFQPEQTQRYLLEQSEMTARTPKTIVDREHLLRECAAIRKRGYCIEDETFSIGVVSIAVPIFDRHNIVWASISLASSRDPHTGEMIPHWAQALLDGAEELSYQLQFRH, from the coding sequence ATGAGTAGTGTTGAGAAGACCTGCCTGCTGCTGCGTTATCTTGGAGAGCCCCCTTTTGAATTCAGCCTCACTGAGCTTGCCGAACAGATCGGCACGGGCAAGAGCGGGACACACAAAATACTGCAAGCCATGAAAGCAAACAATATCGTCATCCAGGATCCCTCCACAAAGAAATACCATCTCGCACCGATCGTCCTGCGCCTTGGGAATGTGTACAGTCAATATAAAGGAATCCGCGAGATCGCAGAGCCTATCCTGGAACACATTAAGAACGCGACGGAGAAGAGCACATACCTCACCATCTGGGAAGGGGACCGGGCGTTCCCGGCCTATAAAAAGTGCCCCCCCGGGGGGATCTACGACTACCAGGATTTCATAGGCAAGAACATACCCTTCAATGCAGGTGCATCGGCACTGGTTATCTTTTCCTTCCAGCCCGAACAGACGCAGCGGTATCTCCTCGAGCAAAGCGAGATGACGGCGCGAACGCCGAAAACCATTGTTGACCGCGAGCATCTGCTTCGGGAATGTGCGGCTATCCGAAAACGGGGGTACTGTATTGAAGACGAGACCTTCAGCATCGGGGTGGTCAGTATCGCCGTTCCAATCTTCGACCGGCACAACATCGTGTGGGCATCGATCTCATTGGCCAGTTCCCGGGATCCCCATACCGGGGAGATGATCCCCCACTGGGCACAGGCCTTGCTTGATGGAGCCGAGGAGCTTTCCTACCAGCTTCAGTTCCGACATTAG
- the dctP gene encoding TRAP transporter substrate-binding protein DctP: MKQWKILVSFLCIGLLVVTLGFVATEQAAAKADLTIKVAGISPKEYRSTEGLYRIEKKVEEGTDGRIQMEIFPMNQLGDYTQVFEEIRRGTIEMGLIFIPSQYDVKLELGSLPFLAKDADGMRKQLSPGSYVYGVLEETLDKLGVKLLRIQGEGFIGVGSKKAPNAPADPTVDKDMLIRIAPLAVYKETAEDMGYRTTNIPYADTYSAIQTGVCDGWIGGSARINYEVFRDVIKHYIPYNCLFDQTGYLVNQKLWNSLSPEDQKLITDAVNAEADKSFEDCKKENEVYMEKMKERGIEIVNLTEEERSALAEYIRNTTWPKFEDKFGKDMMDKVRESVQ, translated from the coding sequence ATGAAACAGTGGAAGATCCTTGTTTCCTTTCTCTGCATTGGACTGCTGGTGGTAACCCTTGGTTTTGTAGCGACAGAGCAGGCGGCCGCGAAAGCCGACCTGACCATCAAGGTCGCTGGTATTTCTCCCAAGGAGTACCGTTCCACAGAAGGTCTCTACCGAATCGAGAAGAAGGTGGAAGAGGGGACCGACGGACGCATCCAGATGGAAATCTTCCCGATGAACCAGCTTGGAGACTACACCCAGGTGTTCGAGGAGATCCGCCGCGGAACCATCGAGATGGGTTTGATCTTCATCCCCAGTCAGTATGATGTCAAGCTTGAACTCGGTTCTCTCCCTTTCCTTGCCAAAGACGCCGACGGCATGCGGAAACAGCTTTCCCCGGGCTCCTATGTATACGGCGTGCTTGAAGAAACGCTGGATAAGCTGGGGGTCAAGCTGCTCCGCATTCAAGGCGAAGGGTTTATCGGCGTAGGTTCGAAGAAAGCCCCCAACGCTCCTGCCGACCCCACGGTGGACAAGGACATGCTGATCCGTATCGCACCTCTGGCCGTGTACAAGGAAACGGCAGAGGATATGGGATATCGGACGACGAATATCCCATATGCCGATACCTACAGCGCCATCCAGACAGGCGTATGTGACGGGTGGATCGGCGGTTCGGCGCGGATCAACTACGAGGTCTTCCGGGACGTCATCAAACACTACATTCCCTATAATTGCCTCTTTGACCAGACAGGCTATCTGGTCAACCAAAAGCTGTGGAACTCCCTATCTCCCGAAGACCAAAAGCTGATCACCGATGCCGTCAATGCCGAAGCCGACAAGAGCTTTGAGGACTGCAAGAAAGAAAACGAAGTCTACATGGAGAAGATGAAAGAGCGCGGCATAGAGATTGTCAATCTCACTGAAGAAGAACGCTCCGCTCTGGCGGAGTACATCCGGAACACCACCTGGCCCAAATTCGAGGACAAGTTTGGGAAAGACATGATGGACAAGGTGCGCGAATCGGTGCAGTAG
- a CDS encoding TRAP transporter small permease yields MSFVMAIKNSMVWRWLVGLQRTLLVLTSVFVVLIMCVEVMLRYVFKSDLFGIEEIVVVASFWLYFMGSSFGVYEKSHVKADIVPQLLKYKGRMVLNLMVRATVASLCLIFAYWAIDMVRYSIIWMPRTTGLRIPIFISQLSILVGYALMSFYSVIYFFEDLFASITGEWQDTTGQEDERDEMCAV; encoded by the coding sequence ATGTCCTTTGTGATGGCAATAAAGAATTCCATGGTGTGGAGATGGCTGGTGGGGTTGCAGCGGACACTGCTGGTTCTTACCAGCGTTTTTGTGGTACTCATTATGTGTGTTGAAGTAATGCTTCGGTATGTCTTTAAGTCAGATCTTTTCGGGATTGAAGAGATCGTGGTGGTGGCCTCCTTTTGGCTGTATTTTATGGGAAGCTCCTTTGGAGTGTATGAAAAAAGCCACGTAAAAGCAGACATCGTCCCACAGCTATTGAAGTATAAAGGTCGAATGGTTTTAAATCTAATGGTTCGAGCTACGGTTGCGTCGCTTTGCTTGATTTTTGCCTATTGGGCCATCGACATGGTGCGGTACAGCATTATATGGATGCCGAGAACGACAGGGCTGCGTATACCCATATTTATCTCTCAGCTTTCAATTCTGGTTGGGTATGCGCTAATGTCATTTTATTCTGTAATATATTTTTTCGAGGATCTCTTCGCATCCATTACCGGCGAGTGGCAGGACACCACAGGACAGGAGGATGAACGTGATGAGATGTGTGCGGTCTGA
- a CDS encoding TRAP transporter large permease, with product MGIIIALLLIIFTLPLGLPVPFCFMLSTTFMVIVQGYDPSFLLPYGFSQMSSIVLLAIPLFIMVGGMMDKGGIGSSLVNFVDVLVGRLRGGLGVVAVVSCAVFGSISGSCAATLSCIGSIMFPRLRESRYPMGHSAALVSCAAPLGLLIPPSSQMILYAWVGQQSVLACFLATVGPGILLMILLSALNLFMLRNNKEIHVMEPMPVTQKMRLLGRRSGQAAPALLMPFIVLGGIYGGIMTPTEAAAVAVLYSIPVGFLVYRGLNRRNIVQVIVDTATTTGVVMLMMYCIMMLSRIFIMEHLPTMIMSFLSSISTNKYVILMMMNIFMIIIGMIMDDVSAMLLCTPILLPVATQIGVSPIHFAAIIGTNLGLGNVTPPTAPTLYFGGRIAKTPVSQMMKPALVFIIFAWLPTLIAVTYLPELALWLPRLVLGSYM from the coding sequence ATGGGTATCATAATTGCTCTTCTTCTTATCATTTTCACGCTTCCCCTCGGATTGCCCGTGCCGTTTTGCTTTATGCTCTCCACAACCTTTATGGTGATCGTCCAGGGATACGATCCGAGTTTCCTCCTTCCCTACGGGTTCAGTCAGATGAGCTCAATCGTCCTGCTCGCCATCCCTCTTTTTATCATGGTAGGCGGCATGATGGACAAAGGGGGAATCGGGTCGTCGCTCGTCAACTTCGTCGATGTTCTGGTGGGGCGTCTCCGCGGCGGCTTGGGCGTGGTGGCGGTTGTCTCCTGTGCCGTCTTTGGTTCTATCTCGGGAAGCTGTGCCGCGACGCTTTCCTGCATCGGTTCCATTATGTTTCCCCGACTTCGTGAGAGCAGGTATCCAATGGGGCACAGCGCGGCCCTTGTCTCCTGCGCGGCGCCTCTCGGGCTTTTGATCCCCCCGAGTTCACAGATGATCCTCTACGCCTGGGTGGGGCAGCAGTCCGTTCTGGCCTGCTTCCTCGCTACGGTGGGGCCGGGGATTCTTCTGATGATTCTGCTCAGTGCCCTCAATCTGTTTATGCTGCGAAACAATAAAGAAATCCACGTGATGGAGCCCATGCCTGTTACGCAAAAAATGCGTCTTCTGGGACGCCGGAGCGGTCAGGCTGCCCCGGCCCTGCTGATGCCGTTCATCGTCCTCGGGGGTATCTATGGTGGGATCATGACGCCCACCGAGGCGGCGGCGGTGGCTGTGCTGTACTCCATTCCAGTGGGGTTTCTGGTTTACCGAGGACTGAACCGGCGGAATATCGTTCAGGTGATCGTGGACACCGCAACCACCACAGGTGTGGTGATGCTGATGATGTACTGCATCATGATGCTTAGTCGTATTTTCATTATGGAACACCTTCCGACCATGATAATGAGCTTTTTGAGTTCAATCTCAACAAATAAGTACGTAATATTAATGATGATGAATATTTTTATGATCATTATAGGAATGATCATGGATGATGTCAGTGCAATGCTTCTCTGTACCCCCATTTTGCTTCCCGTTGCCACCCAGATCGGCGTGAGTCCGATCCACTTTGCCGCCATTATCGGCACAAATCTTGGTCTGGGGAATGTCACGCCTCCCACGGCACCGACCCTGTATTTCGGAGGGCGTATCGCCAAGACCCCGGTATCGCAGATGATGAAACCGGCGTTGGTGTTTATCATCTTCGCCTGGCTTCCAACGTTGATTGCAGTGACCTATCTGCCGGAACTGGCTCTGTGGCTTCCCCGCCTCGTCCTCGGAAGCTATATGTAG
- a CDS encoding NAD/NADP octopine/nopaline dehydrogenase family protein has translation MSTMSYLGERPVAVLGGGATARGHAAATALAGREVRLYELPEFFDQLGCIRENRMIRLGGLQQSLYGFKREGEAFVDCVTDSMEEAVAGAGNIIVSFPAVGYRAFLERLIPYLEDGMVVHFTTANFGSLLMRKMMEEAGCTKDVVVGEWSSQPFGIRICSSGGQQLPEMNINYWAITLRCAALPLDDQERFLASKTYLPSLDSVVHPVSGDTVADVCFSNVNPILHCPGTLLGVGVMENWGKIFGANKYDFSIYSHAYCPSISRVQYALYCEECRIAEALGVGIQPFEEAEFFSRSNILGSEHMGPKYCIPFEEQYPSAMGTGPFSIQNRYITEDIPVGCHIYYQLARRFGIETPVIASMITLASIMAERDFWKEGVTLEDLGIGDMDSSALNRYLRQGVR, from the coding sequence ATGAGCACGATGTCGTATCTCGGGGAACGTCCTGTTGCTGTTCTGGGAGGAGGCGCCACCGCCCGGGGGCATGCAGCGGCGACCGCACTCGCCGGCAGGGAGGTCCGACTCTACGAATTGCCGGAGTTTTTCGACCAGTTGGGGTGTATCAGGGAAAACCGGATGATCCGTCTGGGGGGGCTCCAGCAAAGTCTCTATGGATTCAAGAGGGAAGGGGAGGCCTTTGTCGACTGCGTCACGGACAGCATGGAGGAGGCCGTCGCCGGGGCCGGGAATATCATCGTCAGCTTTCCCGCTGTTGGCTACAGGGCCTTTCTGGAAAGGCTGATTCCCTATCTTGAAGACGGTATGGTGGTGCACTTTACTACGGCCAATTTCGGAAGCCTGCTGATGCGGAAGATGATGGAGGAAGCAGGGTGTACCAAGGATGTCGTCGTCGGGGAGTGGAGCAGCCAGCCCTTTGGCATCCGAATTTGCAGCTCCGGCGGGCAGCAGCTTCCCGAGATGAACATCAACTACTGGGCCATCACCCTGCGCTGCGCGGCGTTGCCCCTGGACGACCAGGAACGGTTTCTGGCGTCAAAGACCTACCTGCCCTCACTGGATTCCGTGGTGCACCCCGTTTCCGGGGATACCGTTGCGGACGTCTGTTTCAGCAACGTCAATCCGATCCTCCACTGTCCAGGTACCCTTCTCGGGGTAGGCGTCATGGAGAACTGGGGAAAGATCTTCGGCGCTAACAAGTATGACTTTTCTATCTATTCCCACGCCTACTGTCCATCTATTTCGCGCGTCCAGTATGCCCTATACTGCGAGGAATGCCGGATTGCCGAGGCTCTGGGAGTTGGGATACAGCCTTTCGAGGAAGCAGAGTTCTTCTCCCGTTCCAACATATTGGGCTCTGAGCACATGGGCCCCAAATACTGCATTCCTTTCGAAGAGCAGTACCCCAGCGCAATGGGGACAGGGCCTTTTTCCATCCAGAACCGGTATATCACCGAAGATATCCCCGTAGGATGCCATATCTACTATCAGCTTGCCAGGCGGTTCGGCATCGAGACTCCGGTGATCGCGTCGATGATCACACTCGCCTC